A single genomic interval of Aureliella helgolandensis harbors:
- a CDS encoding 2-hydroxyacid dehydrogenase, with translation MRVIVFSTKPYDRQFLESANTSFNHDLTFLEARLTLETVELVKGYDCVCAFVNDQLNSEVLEILANYGVQTIALRCAGFNNVDLAVAQQRGLKVVRVPAYSPYAVAEHTAGLVLMLNRNLHRAYSRVRDGNFALSGLLGFDLHGRTVGVIGMGQIGQVFAKIMSGFGCRVIAYDKYPNQQCREHGIEFVDLPKLFAESDIISLHCPLTPDTQHMINAATIAQMKRGVMIINTSRGAVIDTQAVIRGLKSGQIGHLGLDVYEEEADVFFEDLSNEVIPDDALSRLLTFPNVVVTGHQAFFTKDALTCIAETTLQNITSIEQLGTCKNEIKR, from the coding sequence ATGAGAGTTATCGTTTTCAGCACAAAGCCCTATGATCGTCAATTCCTAGAATCTGCGAACACTTCATTCAATCACGATCTAACCTTCCTGGAAGCTAGATTGACGTTGGAGACAGTCGAACTCGTCAAGGGTTATGATTGTGTTTGCGCTTTCGTCAACGACCAGTTGAACTCCGAGGTGTTAGAGATCTTGGCCAACTACGGCGTGCAAACTATTGCCTTGCGCTGCGCTGGTTTTAACAATGTCGATCTCGCGGTAGCACAACAACGTGGCCTCAAAGTCGTCCGCGTTCCCGCCTACTCACCGTACGCAGTTGCCGAACATACCGCCGGCTTGGTATTGATGCTGAACCGCAATCTCCATCGGGCCTACTCACGGGTGCGTGACGGGAACTTTGCGCTCAGCGGGTTGCTTGGTTTCGATCTTCACGGTCGCACCGTAGGCGTTATTGGGATGGGGCAAATCGGTCAGGTCTTCGCCAAGATCATGTCTGGGTTTGGGTGCCGCGTGATCGCCTACGACAAATACCCCAACCAGCAATGTCGTGAACATGGGATAGAGTTTGTCGACCTCCCCAAGCTGTTCGCAGAGTCGGATATTATTTCGCTTCATTGCCCCTTGACGCCAGACACGCAACACATGATCAACGCTGCAACCATTGCCCAAATGAAGAGAGGTGTGATGATCATCAACACCAGCCGCGGTGCCGTGATTGACACTCAAGCTGTGATTCGCGGATTAAAGAGTGGGCAAATTGGCCATCTCGGATTGGACGTGTATGAAGAAGAAGCGGACGTCTTTTTTGAAGATCTATCCAATGAAGTCATCCCCGATGATGCGTTGTCCCGTTTGCTGACATTTCCCAACGTCGTCGTCACCGGACACCAAGCTTTTTTCACGAAAGACGCGCTGACCTGCATCGCGGAAACCACGCTTCAGAACATCACCTCGATCGAACAATTGGGGACGTGCAAAAACGAAATTAAGCGCTGA
- a CDS encoding bifunctional aminoglycoside phosphotransferase/ATP-binding protein, whose translation MTANKTNNSISSDDLIRALSESSAYPHAAQSPVTVHETHISWVFLVGEFAYKVKKPIKTSFLDYGTLEKRHKFCEEELRLDARYSEGLYLEVVPITLVDGTPRMDGPGEPFEYAVKMSRFPENALLSQRLELGALPSTEIQQLASTVAKFHQGAFKIDSNSPWGRPDSVLRNALDNFQDLEAAVTGDELTTLQVLKAWTLEYFAEHQHEFQRRIANGFIRECHGDLHLANIVYWNGHLMPFDGIEFNEDFRWIDVLSDAAFLAMDFAARGHLELCRSFINAYLEQTGDYASLTSLRWYLVYRALVRAKVAALRADQAGQSESDRQRAREDCAQHIDLAHRFSVREEPCLWITHGFSGSGKTTQSEILVQRRDAIRVRSDVERKRYSGLERNERPDQKTQQELYCESATHATYERLRQLAIGILRAGYSVVVDATFLKRNDRQLFKSTADSEGVRFAILDCHADEQTLRQRVADRVAKNNDASDANIRVLEEQLASHDPLSERELKYICGIPSKCP comes from the coding sequence ATGACGGCGAATAAGACGAACAACTCTATTTCGAGCGACGATCTGATCCGGGCATTGAGTGAGTCGTCCGCGTATCCGCATGCCGCCCAATCGCCAGTCACAGTGCATGAGACCCATATTTCATGGGTGTTTCTCGTTGGTGAGTTTGCCTACAAGGTCAAGAAACCAATAAAGACCAGCTTTCTCGACTATGGAACGCTGGAAAAGCGACACAAATTCTGCGAAGAAGAGCTGCGGCTCGATGCACGCTATTCAGAGGGACTTTACTTAGAGGTTGTTCCCATCACGCTTGTCGACGGAACACCACGCATGGATGGACCGGGGGAACCATTTGAATATGCCGTCAAGATGTCTCGTTTTCCCGAAAATGCATTGTTAAGCCAGCGCCTTGAATTGGGCGCCCTCCCCAGTACCGAGATTCAACAACTAGCATCCACTGTCGCGAAATTCCACCAAGGCGCGTTCAAGATCGACAGCAACAGTCCATGGGGCAGGCCCGATTCAGTGCTTCGCAATGCCCTTGATAATTTCCAAGACCTGGAAGCAGCGGTCACTGGGGATGAGTTAACGACTTTGCAAGTCTTGAAGGCCTGGACTCTCGAGTACTTCGCGGAACATCAGCATGAGTTCCAACGGCGAATTGCGAACGGGTTCATACGCGAATGTCACGGCGACTTACATCTCGCCAATATTGTCTATTGGAACGGTCACCTGATGCCGTTTGATGGTATCGAGTTCAATGAGGACTTTCGCTGGATCGACGTCCTGAGCGATGCCGCATTTCTCGCGATGGACTTTGCGGCGCGTGGGCACCTGGAATTGTGCCGCAGCTTCATTAACGCCTACTTAGAACAGACTGGCGACTACGCGTCACTCACCTCACTACGGTGGTACTTGGTGTACCGCGCCCTGGTGCGAGCTAAGGTCGCAGCATTGAGAGCCGACCAGGCTGGGCAGAGCGAAAGCGATCGACAAAGGGCCCGGGAAGACTGCGCGCAGCACATCGACTTGGCGCATCGATTTTCAGTGCGTGAGGAGCCCTGCTTGTGGATTACGCATGGGTTCAGCGGAAGCGGCAAAACGACACAAAGCGAGATTTTGGTTCAACGGCGAGACGCAATACGCGTGCGAAGCGATGTCGAGCGGAAGCGTTATTCGGGGCTAGAAAGGAATGAGCGTCCGGATCAAAAAACGCAGCAAGAACTGTATTGCGAGTCAGCCACGCATGCTACCTACGAACGCCTTCGCCAACTGGCAATCGGGATTCTTCGCGCAGGTTATTCAGTGGTGGTGGATGCCACGTTCCTAAAGCGTAACGACCGTCAGCTGTTCAAAAGTACGGCGGATAGTGAGGGCGTGCGTTTTGCGATTCTTGATTGCCATGCCGACGAACAAACACTTCGGCAGCGCGTCGCCGACCGCGTGGCGAAAAACAACGATGCCTCCGATGCGAACATTCGAGTACTAGAGGAACAACTGGCTTCGCACGATCCATTGTCGGAACGTGAACTCAAGTATATTTGCGGTATACCAAGTAAGTGTCCCTAG